In Paenibacillus durus, the DNA window GCTGGCGCTGCTTGTGCCGTGCATTCTGGTTAACGGACTGCGCTTCAAGCTCAGCTTCCCGCTGTGGGCTCTGGCCGTGATGGTATTCATGACGTTCACCTTTTCTATCTGGCTGCCTCAGATGACGTCGTCTATTGCAGTCAAGGCGTTCATCGGACTTTCGCTTCCGTTTATGTATCTCTTGATCAACTGGAAAAAAGAAGTGGCGCAGCGGCATATCTACATGATCTGCCTTCTCCCGTCTGTGAGTCTGCTGATCGGAGCGCTGCTGCAGGCGGCCCATCTTCACCCGATGCTCAACGTGGAATTCACGGGTGCGGTGCGGGTCCAAGGGGCGAATATTCCGTCGCATCTGGCGATGCTTGCCTTTTTGGGAACAGTCGTTCCGTTCATCGAACTCAGGCGGAATCCGGGCCATGAGCGTTTCTATTACAGTATGCTGGCCGTGAATTTCGTGACTTTGATCGGTACGGGAACCCGGGGGCCGCTTCTCGCGCTGCTTCCGTTGGCGCTGTACTACTTCTACGACATTTTTCGGCGCTATTTGAAAGGCAAGACCCGGTATTTGATTCCGCTGCTGTGCTCGGTGCTGGTGATTTCGGGCGCGGTGCTCATGCAGTGGGACAATATCAAGAAACGTTCGTTTGAAAGGCAGACGAGTGATGGAATCGACCTGTCGGGACGTTCGGAGGCCTGGACTTACTTTTTGGAAAAAGCGTCGGGTTCCCCATTGTCGGGAAGAGGTCTTGGCGCCGTAACAGTGGCCAACGACGGCACTCTGTATAAAGGCTTTGTCGTTCCCCACAACGAATATATCCGGTTTTACTTCGACGGGGGGTATATCGGCTCGATTCTGCTGCTGCTGTCCTTGTTGGCTGTGTTTATTCTGGTTTACAGAGCTTTGGCGCCGCCGGTAAAGCCTTATTACCTGCTCCTTATAGCAGCATTTTTGATCTATTCGTTTTCCGATAATACGCTGTCGACGGTCCAATTTATTATTCCGTTCTGTTGGTACCTGAACTGCCTGTACCGGGCTTCGCAGCCAACCGATTCCCCACAAAAAGAAGTGATACGATGAATCAAGTGAATATGTTCGATGTCAACTTTAACAATTATGATTTCATGGACTTGCTGGAGTATATCGATACTACGATCCGGGAAAGGAATCATTCCTACATTCTGACCTGCAATGTGGATCATGTGATCAAGCTGCGCAAGGACAAGGAATTCCGGACGGTCTACTCTGAAGCGGGCGCTGTAGTCGCTGACGGGATGCCTCTCATATGGGCTTCCAAGATGCTGGGCAAGCCGCTCAAGCAGAAAGTGTCCGGCGCCGACCTCTTCAGCAGATTGGGACATGCGTTCCAGCAGCGGAAATACCGGCTGTTCTTTCTCGGCTCTGCGGAGGGCGTACCGGAACGGGCGACGAAGAACCTCAAGGCGGCGTACCCCGATATTAACATTGTCGGTTGTTATTCTCCTTCCTATGGCTTCGAGAATAACAAGGAAGAGAACGAGCGGATTATCGGGATGCTGAATGAAACCCGGCCGGATATCGTGTTCGTCGGCGTTGGGGCTCCCAAGCAGGAGAAATGGATCTACCGCCATTATCTAACCTACCGGGCGCCGATCTCGATTGGTGTCGGAGCAACCTTCGATTTTCTGTCCGGATCGGTCAAGCGTGCGCCGGATTTCATGCAAAAAAGCGGACTGGAATGGTTCTGGCGGCTAAGCCAGGAACCGGGAAGGCTGTGGAAGCGGTATTTGGTGGACGATGCACAGTTTCTGCTCCTTCTGCTCAAGGAGATGCGCAAACGGGATAAAGCGAATGGACGGAGCCTTGAATAAAGGCGTATACCCAAGGAATGGAGGTGTGTGAAACGATGATCAGCCGTCATCCGGGCAGTTCCGGTCTTATGCAGCCGGGAAACCTACGTGCTCTGGCAACAGCGGGAATCTTTACTGCGGTCTGTGCGGTTCTGCCGTTGATGATCGGTTATGTCAGCGCGAAGCTCAGCTCATCGAGCGGCCTGCAGCTTGCCATGGTATCGGCTCTGCTGTTTCCGGCCTTTCTGCTCGCGCTGCTGAAGCCGCGGCTGCTCGTCATCTACACACTGTTCGTTTGGGCCATCGCTCCCGAACTGCGACGCAT includes these proteins:
- a CDS encoding WecB/TagA/CpsF family glycosyltransferase is translated as MNQVNMFDVNFNNYDFMDLLEYIDTTIRERNHSYILTCNVDHVIKLRKDKEFRTVYSEAGAVVADGMPLIWASKMLGKPLKQKVSGADLFSRLGHAFQQRKYRLFFLGSAEGVPERATKNLKAAYPDINIVGCYSPSYGFENNKEENERIIGMLNETRPDIVFVGVGAPKQEKWIYRHYLTYRAPISIGVGATFDFLSGSVKRAPDFMQKSGLEWFWRLSQEPGRLWKRYLVDDAQFLLLLLKEMRKRDKANGRSLE
- a CDS encoding O-antigen ligase family protein, translating into MMISGHRASKLYALPYGMLFLLSASFLGAAVIYEPAIAVAAVGLLLLLVVSLSRPDYISYFVLLTTAVSINFLYDGSLFGMEILSLYKLAMLALLVPCILVNGLRFKLSFPLWALAVMVFMTFTFSIWLPQMTSSIAVKAFIGLSLPFMYLLINWKKEVAQRHIYMICLLPSVSLLIGALLQAAHLHPMLNVEFTGAVRVQGANIPSHLAMLAFLGTVVPFIELRRNPGHERFYYSMLAVNFVTLIGTGTRGPLLALLPLALYYFYDIFRRYLKGKTRYLIPLLCSVLVISGAVLMQWDNIKKRSFERQTSDGIDLSGRSEAWTYFLEKASGSPLSGRGLGAVTVANDGTLYKGFVVPHNEYIRFYFDGGYIGSILLLLSLLAVFILVYRALAPPVKPYYLLLIAAFLIYSFSDNTLSTVQFIIPFCWYLNCLYRASQPTDSPQKEVIR